The DNA window ATCACCTCGGGGgtgacaaattggtaccagagttgtctgtgAAGATAAAGACACTGATCTGAAAAGTAAGGCTGTCGAAAGGAAAAGTACTGTTGTTCTGCTGGATAGTTGTTAGTGGATATGTTGTATGTCTAacttcattaaaggcatcacccacgaatctgaggtggtacggatttcaggtggagtattcgtatacgggatagtatattatggagaggggggtgattccgtccatttcttcctaattgccgtaaaaaacggcccagacgATACGGCGTCGACCGATCCGGCgcgcttttttctacaatgagttcgattagagctcGCCAGTCtagtgcacgcgccgcatcttccggaccgttttttacggcaattaggaagaaatggacggaatcacccttctccccataatctacgaccccgtatacaaatactccaccggaaatccgtaccactccagattcatggggtgatgcctttaatgtagtCGAGGTTAATTGTAGCACTTTCTGTGTTTCgctccagattcatggggtgatgcctttaatgtagtCGAGGTTAATTGTAGCACTTTCTGTGTTTCGCACCCTATGTCCGCTGAACAGAGTTCCCAGTGCGAGGCTACCAGCAGTGCCCCATGCTGTCATTGGTGTTCCTCTGTGCATTTCTTTCCAGAGGGTTTTACTTTCCTTCAGAATTACCGCATAAAAGATTAGGAGACCTAAACTTCCATCAAAGGTCATTACTGACGTAGTCCCTTATTTAGGCAAGCGTCGACAAATGATCTCTGGCTTTGGACAGTTTATAACTTTCTTATGTGACTTTCTTGCTCATGGGCATAGCACTCGTGATGTTTTCTGTTCAGATTGATGGACGTTTTTCGAAAGGTGAACTTTTGAATTTCCATCTGACTGCGGAGTCGGTGGTAGTTGCGATGCGATGTTGAAGCAAAGCAGAGGATATTTGTTCGGATAAAACTATCTAACCCTATGTCCATAAATGAGAAGATCGTATACGATTTGAAGCAAAGACCAAGTTTGGTGCAGAATCTCTGAATGAGGAGCTATGTCAGCAATGATTTCTGATGGAAGTATAAGTTTTCGTTCCTTATATGCAGCAAAAGAAGCAAAGTAAAAGACTTCAACGAAATAGCCACGGAAACGCTACTGCTGCCTGAGGCAGTGTTGGCAGCCCCGCGCTGGAAACTGCGGTCGGCGCACACAGGGTACGAAATAGTGAAAGTGCCAAACTTAACCTCGACTACACTAATGAGGTGAGATACACTATATACATCTACCATGCAGTAGAACAAccgttttttctcataaatggCTTTATTTTTCGTTGACATCTGTATTCAGGTTTCAATTGGAATGAGGTTATGAACAGATAGAACTATCTGCTCGAAAATGGGTCCGATTAAGAATGTTTGCAGCTACCTATTTGAACGTGGATACAATAAAAACGCTTGCAAGAAGATTTCGATCGTCAAAATCCCAACAATTCACAATAATTTGCATACGGATCCATTTCATTATGAGAGTACCACTTTGTCATCGTTTTTCTGTTCAGAGTGAAGGCCATCTCAATGGTCTCGTCACTAGATTCGTTGTTGTCTGTTAGGAATGTTGATGGGTTTACCTACACGGTGCggcagaaaaacgaaaattttcaatgtgtTTTTGTTAACGGTGTCCTTCCACAATTAAAGCAGAGCGACTCTTtagaaaaatgttctcaaaactCTCCTAAACCACAAACTTTAgaccttttattttctgtttaataCTAAGGACGGCATTGCGTTGAGCATTGAGGCATTGCATTGCGGCGGCGTCAGCCAGCGAGAGACAATTGGCACTGGACAAGCTACTCGTCTGTATTTACTAGAAAATCATAGTCCATGTTCCAGTTATTCGACTACGGTGCGTATTGTCCAACTCCAAAACCACTTAGTGGAGAGCTCTTGAATTTTGTCTCTGCTCCTCATTCTAAGGGGACCATACTAGTAGCGTTCGGtaaattttaattcttctaGGAATAACTCGAAAAAATAAGTGCAGTTGCTCagtaattcgaaaaaatttagGCACTGTTATAAACTGGGGTCGAGTACCTCGCGAGAAATTCAAAGCATTGCTTGAAACATTCAATTCACTAACGGATTACCGTATTGTTTGGGCATACAATGGACGTCCCCTGGACACAAAACCGCACGTTTATAAATCGAAGTGGATACCTCAAATCGATGTTCTTTACGATAATCGAACAGTACTATTTTTCAACCATGGAGGCTTGAAAaggtccattttttcctgtgatttcttctcaagaaaaaatgaatggaagtaAGGAGAACAATCATTTCAGAGAAATTGAATCCAATATTTTaccaatttcatttttttgacgTTCTTGGTCGCTGAGAAGATGACCATCCAGATCATATACAGTTGGCATCGAACTTGGGCAGAGTAGTAGCATACGCTACGGCGTACGCGTCATGTTCATCTGATTGATAGGACTTGAGGGCGACTATTAACATTAAGTGAGACTGAAGTGATTTAGCTTGAAAGAGGCAACATGTTCATCAACGCCAGCGGTTTTCATGCCGATGTTTGCTGAACAAGTGAGGAACGGATGGATGGCAAAGAACAATGTCTGTCGTTTATTTCTTATCCTAATTCTTTGAATAAATCACTTATTTCAGGGTTATGCGGAAGTGTTTAGCAAACATGAATTAACTGCGGAAAATTTGCTGAGAACGTTGAAGCGCGTTCTTGAAAATAGGAGGTAAACATTTCCCTATGAAATAACAAtgcgatttctttttgtagggTTCTTCCAAACTCCCATTTAACTAAAAATATCAACATCCACAGATTTCAAGCATTCAAAATGACGTCAGATTTTCCTCcatcaagaaatgaaaaattcgaattgtGTTCTAGTAGAAATGTTCTTGTTGTTCTTGTTCTGTCGTCCTTAGGGAACACAGTAATAATGCGGACAAGGAAGCGAAAAGTTCTTCTCAACCTGTTCTCAGATGTGTGGATAGGAGCCAAGAAAATTGCGAATCCACAGTCAATTGGGTTGACAAGTTCGACAAATTTCCTTAAAGGTGCCTCGATCCACGTGGAAAGGCTGAATTCTAGGATCTACGGAAAACCTTAATGCATCAAGAAGggagatggagaaaatcatctacgacttctactctgatctcctcgacagccatgtccacttgcctcctcaccatctgagggaagacggacatgtcattccagaggttctcccgtccaaAATACGACATGTTGTGTCGTGTATGCtgtgtcggtaagaaatcgtacggcacctggacccgacagaataagaccagaacaactgaagaaccttccgccagtattcatcaacaccctggcgagcctctttacacgttacctgtcggaatgcaaggttcctaagcagTGAAAGActagcaagaccgtgttgctgtataaaaagggagatccacatgacatcggcaactatcgcccaatctgcttactgtccgccatctacaagctctttacaagagtgatccctaataggattgaaaaaatcttggatgaaggacagccatgcgagcaagcagggtatcgaaaaggattcagcacgattgaccacattcacactatTTCGAAACTCAACGatgtatcacgagagtacaagatgccgctctgtctcaccttcatcgacttgaagaaggcctttgactcagttgagacggaagcggtcgtggaagccttggacaaccaaggcgtccctactcagtacataaaggtacttcgagagttgtacagtaacttcacgagcggaatttcgccattccacaagaatatcatcactgacgtgaagaggggggtcggacaaggtgatacaatttcacccaaaatattcacagccaccgtcgagaacgcaatgcgaaagtttgaatgggacgacatgggagtgaagattgatggtcggcagctacaccatttgcgctttgctgatgacatcgtactggtaacacctagcatcagccaagcagaaagaatgctgaccgaattcgacgaaacatgtggatgcatcggtcttcagctgaatctgcaaaagacaaTGTTCATGTGCAACGgttgggtctcggatgccccactcatgctcaacggaacgaacatatccgatttcaccagctacgtttatgtGGGTCGGGagttgaacatgatgaacgacctgatccccgagctgggcaggaggaaacgagcggcttggggagcgtataagagcatcgagggtGTAGTGAAAGGGGCCAgaaacacccggctccgtgctcacctcttcaacaccaccgtacttcctgctttgacctatgtttcggaaacctgggcatttcgcaagcaggaagaaaacgcgtcaatgaacgcgcaattgagagagtgatgctaggagtatcccgtttcacacAAGTGAGGGATGGGATTCGAAGTTTTCTCCTACgccagcgatcgaagattagagacgccgccgcgtttgccaaggaaagtaaaataaggtgggcccgACAtggtgatgcgctttaatgacaaccgttggaccagagccgtgagcgactgggttccccgcgatattaagcgcactacaggaagaccgccgacccgatagtcagatttcttcacgaagtccttcaaagaaaattatgaagctcttcgtgtcccacgcgaaaggaggaaccattgggctactctggcacgcgatcggggcaaatggaagaataactggcgcccgctcgaccagttcgaggatcaacgggagtcaaggtgatcaaggtgatgggAAACCtttctatttctgtttctatttAGTCCTTAACTTTTAAAAGACAATGTCCTCGCCATATTACTGCAACGACACGGCTACAAAATTTTTAGATCTCTTTGCATAGTCAAAGCGATTTTTCCCGAATTCATCGGAAACTTTCCAGTTTTACCAATAATGCAGCACGGATTACCGAGTTGTTCAACGATAAGGTCGTTCATCCACTATCGCAAGGTGCTCACTATATAAATAGACTATTACACTACGGAGGAAGAATGCCCGAGTACTTCTACCCACGTGCTATCACCAGAGACTATTTCTCATATTTGAATCTCGATTTAGCAATTATTCCGATTATGTTTATAGTACTGGTGTCTTATTGATTTCCtcttttactttaattttattgaattctTATGGATTCTGTAGATGTAAATTATTTGAGGACTGCATATTGATTATTCTGTACATGAATCAAATAGGGAGCTGCTATGAATTTATCCACATCTTAAATTAtcacaaaaatatgtaaaatgtAGCAAATTTACAAGTACATAAATACAAGTATAGCCACCCACGgtgagttttaaaaaagtctcTCGAAATACATTGACTTAAAGCCAACGCCTATATACATACCAGTACATAGTACCCAAGAAAATGTGCTATAATGTGCACATCATCTCTTAGTTCGCCTATAAAAACCGATCCTACTCCTACTGATCGTAGATCATACGGATATTCCCCGAAATCGTTTTGTTCATCACCAATGCAAGTATGAACAGAGGCACAACGTAGAAGATCAGTGACGGTTTCCATATGGACGACGGTGCAGCAGCACTGGCGAAAAATTCTGcttctgaaaaattctcaggtactaaaaagaacagaaaatatataggtgaagaaaaatatgcagcTATATCCGCAACGAAATCCAAACCTTTAAGAGTTTGAGATCTCACTGGGATTTGATACAACATAAAGCAAACGCCCATTAAAGTGAGTTGTTGGAGTAGTGGCATTTCACTGAAATTTTCTAGATCCGTCATCGATAATTTAAGCAACCAAACTGGATGTTGCGTTAGAACACGAATTAGATAAGTAAACGGTGGCGGAAATATTGAGGATTCACTATAGATCAGGCCAAAGTCGTTGTAAGGTATTAGAAGCAAGTATTTGTGCATAAGTGTTATTTTTGCCCTTccgctttcttttctggattggAATAGATTAGCGGTAAGCTTGTTCAGCTGCGAGCCGTGAGAGTGTGAAAAGATGAGGAATTCAAATTCAAGACATTTCGTAGAATATTTCAAGTAATAAACTGGTTATTCGACTAGTTTCGTCTGAAATGTACctactccttttttccttctgtaacccacatattttcacattttcccaGACTTTCCCAGTGGTGCCAGCTGCTTTTATAATTTATTCGAACTTCTCTCCTTTTTAGGGGGTGGGGCAACCGTTTTGTTCTGTTCGGCTACGTTCCTACCCACTTA is part of the Necator americanus strain Aroian chromosome V, whole genome shotgun sequence genome and encodes:
- a CDS encoding hypothetical protein (NECATOR_CHRV.G19450.T1), with amino-acid sequence MLSVLFVCIMFIHSAYNAKLLLASMPQGRSHTGSFMPLINKLKEQGHEVSLYMEAYPDEKNFGLKDQMLKITNRTNPFASDEFESFQWKNDFVVTSQMFPFFYGADSCDIVLREHRDFFNKMVKEHFDLIFTDTLFAACAYGFTSLNKANHVLMSSTHVDSAVGSMRAHGINFVMTPRSFMPSLDVNFKPELFYYRITGTLEWIVNFFVIGLLVNERMKTSLIPVAPSFSFIEYQRTASMTFTDMPNDLIGPFPRTNDLFDYGAYCPTPKPLSGELLNFVSAPHSKGTILVAFGTVINWGRVPREKFKALLETFNSLTDYRIVWAYNGRPLDTKPHVYKSKWIPQIDVLYDNRTVLFFNHGGLKSLKEATCSSTPAVFMPMFAEQVRNGWMAKNNGYAEVFSKHELTAENLLRTLKRVLENRRIEKILDEGQPCEQAGYRKGFSTIDHIHTISKLNDVSREYKMPLCLTFIDLKKAFDSVETEAVVEALDNQGVPTQYIKVLRELYSNFTSGISPFHKNIITDVKRGVGQGDTISPKIFTATVENAMRKFEWDDMGVKIDGRQLHHLRFADDIVLVTPSISQAERMLTEFDETCGCIGLQLNLQKTMFMCNGWVSDAPLMLNGTNISDFTSYVYVGRELNMMNDLIPELGRRKRAAWGAYKSIEGVVKGARNTRLRAHLFNTTVLPALTYVSETWAFRKQEENASMNAQLRE
- a CDS encoding hypothetical protein (NECATOR_CHRV.G19450.T2) — translated: MPQGRSHTGSFMPLINKLKEQGHEVSLYMEAYPDEKNFGLKDQMLKITNRTNPFASDEFESFQWKNDFVVTSQMFPFFYGADSCDIVLREHRDFFNKMVKEHFDLIFTDTLFAACAYGFTSLNKANHVLMSSTHVDSAVGSMRAHGINFVMTPRSFMPSLDVNFKPELFYYRITGTLEWIVNFFVIGLLVNERMKTSLIPVAPSFSFIEYQRTASMTFTDMPNDLIGPFPRTNDLFDYGAYCPTPKPLSGELLNFVSAPHSKGTILVAFGTVINWGRVPREKFKALLETFNSLTDYRIVWAYNGRPLDTKPHVYKSKWIPQIDVLYDNRTVLFFNHGGLKSLKEATCSSTPAVFMPMFAEQVRNGWMAKNNGYAEVFSKHELTAENLLRTLKRVLENRSRNVLVVLVLSSLGNTVIMRTRKRKVLLNLFSDVWIGAKKIANPQSIGLTRSTENLNASRREMEKIIYDFYSDLLDSHVHLPPHHLREDGHVIPEVLPSKIRHVVSCMLCRIEKILDEGQPCEQAGYRKGFSTIDHIHTISKLNDVSREYKMPLCLTFIDLKKAFDSVETEAVVEALDNQGVPTQYIKVLRELYSNFTSGISPFHKNIITDVKRGVGQGDTISPKIFTATVENAMRKFEWDDMGVKIDGRQLHHLRFADDIVLVTPSISQAERMLTEFDETCGCIGLQLNLQKTMFMCNGWVSDAPLMLNGTNISDFTSYVYVGRELNMMNDLIPELGRRKRAAWGAYKSIEGVVKGARNTRLRAHLFNTTVLPALTYVSETWAFRKQEENASMNAQLRE
- a CDS encoding hypothetical protein (NECATOR_CHRV.G19451.T1), with amino-acid sequence MVMMRISSKVFTSEMPLLQQLTLMGVCFMLYQIPVRSQTLKEAEFFASAAAPSSIWKPSLIFYVVPLFILALVMNKTISGNIRMIYDQ